DNA sequence from the Cydia fagiglandana chromosome 12, ilCydFagi1.1, whole genome shotgun sequence genome:
CAGTTACATCAATTCAAGAATAGTTGTAAAGTTGTAATGAATCGGTACCTCGGTACAGCTTGCTTTGCTGTTTCTACAATCGTTAGCATGACTGATATATATGTACAACACGGGAAAGTAAATGTAACGCAGTAAGAAAGAATTGTTGACAGGTTTTGTAACTAACCAAGATGAAAATAAAGTgcttagtttatattatttgAGTGTAGCTCAGGTTAAATCCATAGATGGCTTTCAGACCTAATAGAGAGGCTGACACGACTGTCCCAACTTATTTAAACTAGATTATTTCACGCCAGCATCAGAAAATGATAATtaaaaactgcagtaatttttggCACAATATCCATTTGATAAATCAGAACGAACTGCAAGAAAATGTGTCTTGACTCGAAATAAGTGCCTAATTTGAGCTtagcttaagaaaaaaaatgttctcTCGAGTTGTAGATAAAGttcttttttacattttgatttGTCATTAAATGAGAATAGCGTAATTTTTCCTTGGCTGGGGAGGGCTGCCGGACATGAAGTAGATACACGTAGGGATGGATATGTCAGCAGTGTAGGTTTAATGAATAAGCAGGTAGATTAAAATACTTCACATAGTAGATTACTGCCAGTAGTATTAAGTAAAGAGAAGTGGGACCTTAGGTTACATATACACGTCACGTTCGGATAAGACGGTTGCTTTTGTCTGTGTAATAACTATCGTTCGATCGCGCGGTCGCCGCGGTGTTTAATAAAGTTACAGTTGTTTAATTACGCAAATTATGCTGGACATTATGTATACGTCTGCTGTAGTAGAAGTTGTGACCCTTGAAGTAGTGAAACAAGTTATTAACGATATCACAAGAGCAAAGCAGTATATAACATCACATATGGTAGTCATAGATAAAATATAACGTGAATGGAGTTCTCACTGTCTAACAACACCGATGTTTGGTATGAAATCGGTGTTGCCACGTTGTAATTAAGGACTGCTTGGAGCAATTTGGAACTGAACGCGCGAGATTATGGGAAATACAATAGTAATAGTCATAGGTAGACAGAGAGATCAGTAACGGACCAGAGATGACAAATCGCAGCCGTGATCCTACTCAGCTCAGCTCAGACATCGTGCTTACGATGTCTGATGATCCGATGGCTTAGTCGCTCACACCAATCTCAGGATCCTGCTTTCAGTCTCAGATCAGAGATCAGTTAGTTTAGCACAGATATCAATTAATCATATAATTATCATATCAAAGATCATATTATTAATCAGTTCAGCACAAACATTGATGAATGCTCAGACCAATCTCAGGATCAAATTATTAATCAGCTCAGCACAAACATTGATGAATGCTCAGACCAGTCTCAGGATCTTGTTCTTTATCAGCTCAGCACAAATACAGATGAACAATCGGATCAGTCTCAGAAACGGTGTACCTCAGCACATATCTATAACATCATCAGAAATTGTACGAAATCTCAGGTCATGCCGATTCACAGCGCCAAAGCCTAGAGAGGCATTCAGAGGATGAAAATctcaaatacattattattcacatTAGTGTTCTTATCATCTAATTGTTGATTTATTTACATGTTTGCCTATGAACATCTAATTCCAATTAAAAGAGTAGCTTCTTCCTGCGGGGCGGGAGTgtcgcgaacatatcgcgaaccggctaatagctgccagcgtcatggggtagatggcgctcgcagtcacgtttaagttaaaataaccgCTTCTAGGTTAGGGTGATTTTTTGGGGAGACAAGAGGGTAGACGCCGAACGATAGGGATAAGAGGAGGTTATGTGCGAACAAATCTACGGAGGGAGAATTTTGCTTTTGGATCAATTCAACGAGTTTCTTATGGTGTTATTATATTAATGATGTGTCTCTTGTAAATTGTGAACAGCGTATATCAGTAATCAGAGTGAACAGTGATCCGAGGGAATTGTTGATGGCTAATATGAACTTATGGTAAACTAGTGTGAGGAATGGGGTCGCTATAAGGGGAGGTTTGGAGGCGACTACGAAGTTCAGGAAACCAGGTGGATAATCAGGTGAATCTAATTTTATATGCAGGTAATAAAGTAGGACACCAGCAATGAGTGAATCGTCATCTCACTAACGTCCAGGCCTCATATAGGTATGTCGTATGATTACATATCGTTGACCAATCTCAGTAAAGGCATCATCTCATTCGATAGGTTAACAACCTGTGGTGAGCTTGACGACACATACAGTCGGCGGACATCATGGGAAGCATCATGTATAGCCATGTGATGTAAAAGAATATGCGGAAGATGGCAGCTATCATTGTGGGGTCTTGATACGCGGGCCAGTAGGTCACCACAGTGTAGAACGGGGCACCTAGGTATCAATATACCTACAATACTTAAGGGGCCCGCAAATTACCAGTTCTCCGGACAATATCAGgcatatcagcctgtcagttgttcgccactgtcaccttttgcgattaaccgACAGGCTGAtttcgtccggcgaactggtaattttAGCGACTGGTTAGATCATTTtcccaaaatcataatttacctGTAGCATAATTTCTATTCgcattaggttaggttcgttaggtagcttcagatgcccgaagggcaaaccgcccagaaataggagccccgcgaagcggggctcccgTCTAGctataaattaaatgtttttttttttaagaaacagtgcggtgggaccatggtaatATTATCgcctaagaaataaaaataatgcgaATAAAACGACTTGGAAAGTGTTAATTATGAGAAAATTTTTACCTAGGAATTAATGCGTCTGGTGTAAATTAAGAATAGGAAAAATGCGAATAGAAATTATGCTACaggtaaattatgattttgggaAAATGATCTAACCAGCTTGAGTAAAAATGATTTCATACGTCTGGAGGTCGCATTTTCCGACCGATTCTTGTGATATTTTTTGAGCAGGTTCGGttgttagatatatttttttgtcggtttggaaaatgtaaaaatagtagAACATAGCAAAAAGGACAATGGCACTTAAAACCATTGTGAGTTCGTTGTTATAATGACGCAacgaaatatgtattttttactattatttcttTAAGCTTATGATGTTATGAAACTTATCGCGTAGTCTACACAAATTATATTCCAGATACCTactaaaattagaaatcaaTGTTGAACCAATTTTGtacgaaaataaaataacagacgAGTCTAATAATTTGGGGCAAACGGAGTGTCAGTTTATTGTCTGAAATATGAAAATAGACTTAATAGGTAGTTATCTTGTATAATTCGGAGTGACGagacaataatttatttataggtttAACTGTCGTGTCGTAAATGACATACCTATACTTGGATATGGATACCTAGTTAGTTAGTCAGGCCTATCATATCCAGCTAGAATTAAATTGAGTTTACGGTTTAAAACTCACGTATTTTTAGTCATTTGCGTGATATGccgtaaattttatttaatgttagtATGAATAACGACAGTTGAAACCCAAAGATTTACAGCTACTTTAAGAGCAttgtaattaggtaggtacataccttcGACGATTGACTTTCTCGTGCTTTCAACGCCATACGCTCCAAGTGACAAATAAACGGATACCACATAAAACAAGATCCCGTATTTCACTTTCCAGTACTGTTTCTTCATAACATTATCCTCCTCCAAATTTTCGCCAACAGCCCCCATCtcaaaatttaattttcttatggaaACTTTGTGGTACAAGAAGAGATACATTTTAGTGAGTACGATATTATGAATAGCCGCGAACATGACAGCTGAGTTTTTTTCTACCGAGGGAAATGAACCGAACACGGCGGCGACGTTTTCCAGAAAAATCATCACAGTGTAAATTGAAAAAGAAATAAAGCGGTACAATTTGAACGGGATTGTTTCATGATTTATGTCTTCGTACCAGTAATTCCCGCACCCTGCATAGTACACAAATTTGCAGCAATCTTTTAACAAGAACTTGGTCCGCGGGGACATTTCTGAGGCAATAATTTTACGTATTTAATCCGAACACGTTCGTTTCTGGTCAGAATTAGCGGGAAAATAGCATAAAAATaccaattattttaatttctcCACAAGTGTCGAATTTTGTTCGTAAAATATTTATTGGATAACTCGAATATAAATTacgataaatgaaaattaaGAAAGTTTGTTGTCAGTGTTCGCGCCGAGTGGTTCATTAATTATGGACTGTTAATTAATTGTACGCGTgccattaatatttaaaataaattataacaccTGACAATTACGATCACgtcataagtatttttaacaggCATTATGTACTGGTAAAAGTTGTACCGAAAAGTAAAATAACAGTTTAAGTGGTAAAGAAAACTTGTAAATACGTGTAATGAATGGatccatttattttataaataacagttttgaatgattcacggttagtttcactagacttacaatacaaatacatatcCCGGTTGATATAAGTccct
Encoded proteins:
- the LOC134669260 gene encoding uncharacterized protein LOC134669260, which codes for MSPRTKFLLKDCCKFVYYAGCGNYWYEDINHETIPFKLYRFISFSIYTVMIFLENVAAVFGSFPSVEKNSAVMFAAIHNIVLTKMYLFLYHKVSIRKLNFEMGAVGENLEEDNVMKKQYWKVKYGILFYVVSVYLSLGAYGVESTRKSIVEGAPFYTVVTYWPAYQDPTMIAAIFRIFFYITWLYMMLPMMSADCIMPITHLICIAYKFVTLRRHFERIREEFDGDLVTMRKEEAEEKLWIGCLEGIKMHQKLIYLADEINRIFGIIMSLQVCESSAVAVLLLLRLALSPHMDLTNAFMTYSFVGSLFFLLALNLWNAGEITYQASLVSPAVFYCGWHMCAAGRPRRDIRRLVLTACAHAQKPLVLKAFGIQDLSYSTFVSVSFT